A window of the Acidobacteriota bacterium genome harbors these coding sequences:
- a CDS encoding FHA domain-containing protein, whose product MPAPSPIGQPPMPPAFSSAPPPMPPAPSAVPLPPLDHGAPPPTFIPGGGAASSSPSGKTPGRAKLIIQRGGTIGKEFMLTDTESNIGRWDADGGIFPDVDLDQDDPEAKVSRRHARIVHQSGQYLLEDLGSTNGTFINRGRRLLPGSRHALSNGDEIIVGKTFLKFVVE is encoded by the coding sequence ATGCCGGCGCCGAGTCCAATCGGGCAGCCCCCGATGCCTCCGGCTTTTTCAAGTGCGCCACCGCCGATGCCCCCGGCGCCGTCAGCCGTTCCTCTCCCGCCACTTGACCATGGGGCGCCCCCACCAACATTTATCCCTGGTGGGGGGGCTGCATCAAGTTCTCCCTCAGGCAAAACACCAGGGCGTGCCAAATTGATCATTCAGCGGGGCGGCACCATCGGCAAAGAATTTATGTTGACCGATACTGAATCCAATATTGGTCGCTGGGATGCCGATGGCGGGATTTTCCCGGATGTTGACCTGGATCAGGACGACCCGGAAGCCAAGGTTTCTCGCCGGCATGCCCGAATCGTTCACCAGAGCGGGCAGTATTTGCTTGAAGATTTAGGCAGTACGAATGGCACCTTCATCAACCGTGGACGTCGGCTTTTACCTGGAAGTCGCCATGCGTTGAGCAATGGGGATGAGATTATTGTCGGGAAGACATTTTTAAAATTTGTGGTTGAATAG
- a CDS encoding protein kinase, with protein sequence MSIPNRKSPNAQLEPGTLLSDRYQIVKRVGGGGMGSVYLAYDTRLGNKPRAVKEMVELFVDETQRRKAVDDFKREAQLLASLDHPSIPTIFDYFISADGRYYLVMKYIGGGDLQGQLKKRGGVIEERSVTEWGIQICDVLHYLHSQNPPIIYRDLKPANLMLDDAITPSRIMLVDFGIARFVAPTQKGVTAIGTMGYAPPELFSGNVEPRSDIYSLGATMFHLVTGVDPQDNPLLIFDFTKNQRPRQLRPALTSEMDNLLARMVEHRPERRFSSAMELRYALDEHLRRLSQLPPPPPPVNLDGGVVRQTGRGLGNAPPVEQVFCGNCGQRIAGDDHFCPHCGTRQPIASPQPRIIPRLVLMAEADVVTTTAFPLEKDTNLIGRNDPHTGVFPEVDLTSFDPETKVSRRHARVYREGGVFLVEDLSSVNGTFVNDNIRLYPKQPRALQEGDKLRLGETTLKFVLG encoded by the coding sequence ATGAGCATACCAAACAGAAAATCACCCAATGCACAACTCGAACCAGGAACATTGCTTTCCGACCGCTACCAGATTGTAAAACGGGTTGGCGGCGGCGGGATGGGGAGCGTCTACCTGGCCTATGATACTCGCCTTGGGAACAAACCCAGGGCGGTCAAAGAGATGGTGGAGTTGTTTGTTGATGAAACCCAGCGACGGAAAGCAGTTGATGATTTTAAACGAGAAGCCCAGTTGCTGGCGAGTCTGGATCATCCGTCAATTCCGACGATCTTTGATTATTTCATCTCAGCCGATGGTCGCTATTATCTGGTGATGAAGTATATCGGGGGAGGGGATTTACAGGGCCAGCTCAAAAAAAGGGGTGGGGTGATCGAAGAGCGGTCCGTGACCGAATGGGGCATCCAAATTTGTGATGTACTGCATTATTTGCACAGCCAAAACCCTCCGATTATCTACCGAGACTTAAAACCAGCCAACCTGATGCTGGATGATGCCATTACCCCGTCCCGAATTATGCTGGTGGATTTCGGAATTGCCCGGTTTGTGGCTCCGACTCAAAAAGGGGTGACGGCCATCGGAACCATGGGGTATGCCCCTCCAGAGTTGTTTTCGGGAAATGTTGAACCCCGGTCGGATATCTATTCACTTGGGGCGACGATGTTTCATCTGGTGACCGGGGTGGACCCACAAGACAACCCGTTGCTCATCTTTGATTTCACAAAAAACCAGCGCCCCCGTCAGCTTCGTCCGGCGCTCACCTCTGAAATGGACAATCTCCTGGCCCGCATGGTTGAACACCGACCGGAACGGCGGTTTTCCTCAGCGATGGAACTCAGGTATGCCCTGGATGAGCATTTACGCCGGCTCAGTCAGTTGCCACCCCCGCCACCACCCGTGAACCTTGATGGCGGAGTTGTCCGGCAGACCGGACGTGGGTTGGGGAACGCACCTCCCGTCGAACAGGTGTTTTGCGGGAATTGTGGCCAACGGATTGCCGGTGATGACCATTTTTGCCCGCATTGTGGTACCCGGCAACCCATTGCTTCACCCCAACCTCGAATTATCCCACGACTGGTTCTCATGGCTGAGGCTGATGTGGTGACCACAACGGCGTTTCCACTCGAAAAAGACACCAATCTCATTGGTCGCAACGATCCGCACACGGGGGTTTTTCCTGAAGTTGATTTGACGTCATTTGACCCTGAAACCAAGGTTTCCCGCCGACATGCCAGAGTCTACCGTGAGGGTGGGGTTTTTCTGGTTGAAGATCTTTCAAGTGTGAATGGAACCTTCGTCAACGATAATATTCGGCTTTATCCAAAACAGCCGCGGGCCCTCCAGGAAGGGGATAAATTGCGGCTTGGTGAGACAACTCTCAAGTTTGTCCTTGGGTAG
- a CDS encoding RDD family protein yields the protein MRCRNCNQELARSGKFCRFCGSPQPASESAGAPLRNSAGSVQVTKTLGSPPRLAVAPPAGSALPAKGSGGASPVTEGPAQEWKYQSLSNLPLPALAPPESEGTGGERKSEDPLMLSVRPEDFSLAPPTNVLIGPFQQAGFGLRFGAGMFDFSLYMLWFLVWWPIAALLAKQNPAISYSLQGLGYWVFGILVIANHLLLPARQGQTLGKWLVGIRIIQTSFAPVSVMHILKRHLIGYPLSLIFGLGFLWMLWDRRQQGWHDKLAHTLVVRLDV from the coding sequence ATGCGTTGTCGCAATTGCAATCAGGAACTTGCACGGTCTGGAAAGTTTTGTCGGTTTTGCGGTTCGCCGCAACCGGCATCAGAGAGTGCTGGGGCACCACTTCGAAATTCAGCCGGCTCCGTTCAAGTGACGAAAACGCTGGGGTCTCCTCCCCGACTGGCTGTGGCCCCACCGGCTGGTTCTGCCTTACCTGCCAAAGGGAGTGGGGGCGCCAGTCCAGTCACTGAAGGACCAGCCCAGGAGTGGAAATACCAGTCACTGAGTAATCTGCCGCTGCCAGCCCTGGCTCCCCCCGAATCGGAGGGTACCGGTGGCGAGCGCAAAAGTGAAGACCCATTGATGCTTAGCGTGCGGCCTGAAGACTTTTCACTGGCGCCACCCACCAATGTGTTGATTGGGCCTTTTCAACAGGCTGGGTTTGGGCTTCGATTTGGTGCCGGCATGTTTGATTTTTCGCTGTATATGCTGTGGTTTTTGGTGTGGTGGCCAATTGCTGCTCTGTTGGCCAAACAAAACCCGGCAATTTCCTATTCACTTCAGGGGTTGGGATACTGGGTGTTTGGGATTCTTGTGATTGCCAATCACCTGTTGCTTCCGGCTCGCCAGGGACAAACCCTTGGAAAATGGCTGGTTGGGATTCGGATTATCCAGACCAGTTTTGCTCCGGTTTCAGTGATGCATATTCTCAAACGCCATCTCATTGGCTACCCACTGTCCCTGATTTTTGGTCTCGGTTTTCTGTGGATGTTGTGGGATCGTCGGCAACAGGGATGGCACGACAAGCTTGCGCACACGCTGGTTGTTCGGTTAGATGTATAG
- a CDS encoding SpoIIE family protein phosphatase produces the protein MPLLFVQQANGMNYEVAVQKVRTTIGRSSRNDICLNDPFASRVHAEVRRENESFFITDMGSANGTYHNGIRMSGTLPLLIGDIIRIGETQIHFRESDSTGSYSANILLSDADWTTAPEATIMGRSGANKKDSLLTSVISEMAGRDRLSDKTGILTPQLGVLDKQRDLLAVVSKVVETLLSERSLDETLKLILDLVFDAVAAERGYIFLTSPTGELLLKAARTKTGNTDQLVNEEVKISRSIIDTVLSECTSVLTSDAQQDPRFSQRNSIMLSNIRSIMAVPLAHTGDEVLGMIYVDSHYGTSRFSQEDLGVITTIARVSAIKIDNVRLMEEQLEKRRIDEELKVASEIQLSLHPARQPKIDGYDVMGISFPCREIGGDYYDFIQCRDRNWIVAVGDVSGKGIGAALMMSSLHASLRAQAQTGRPVEDIVSEVNAYITENSPENKFLTLFCGELCPPTGTMTYASAGHNAALLVRADKSVEELGATGLPAGITVDFPYESEQIVIDPGDILVIYSDGVTEGVNEHDELFGEQRLIEVIRRHNHANASQLRDRIDEALSHFVGKEPQADDMTLVVLKRLR, from the coding sequence ATGCCACTTTTATTTGTCCAGCAAGCCAATGGAATGAATTATGAAGTTGCCGTGCAGAAAGTGCGCACCACGATTGGGCGTTCTTCGCGCAATGATATTTGCTTGAATGATCCATTTGCTTCGCGCGTTCATGCCGAAGTTCGTCGGGAAAACGAGAGCTTTTTCATTACTGATATGGGAAGTGCCAACGGGACCTACCATAATGGAATTCGAATGTCTGGAACGTTGCCGCTTCTGATCGGAGATATCATTCGAATTGGGGAAACACAGATTCACTTTCGTGAGTCGGACTCAACCGGGTCCTACAGTGCCAATATTCTGCTTTCAGATGCCGATTGGACAACGGCCCCCGAAGCGACAATCATGGGGCGGAGCGGCGCCAACAAGAAAGACAGCTTGTTGACATCGGTGATTAGCGAAATGGCGGGCCGGGACAGGCTCAGTGACAAAACCGGAATTCTGACACCTCAACTCGGAGTGCTCGACAAGCAGCGCGATTTGCTGGCAGTGGTCAGCAAAGTGGTTGAAACGTTGCTCTCAGAACGGTCACTGGACGAAACCCTCAAGTTGATTTTGGATCTGGTCTTTGATGCTGTGGCTGCTGAGCGAGGGTACATCTTTCTCACCAGTCCAACCGGTGAATTGTTGCTTAAAGCCGCCCGGACAAAGACTGGAAATACTGACCAACTGGTCAATGAGGAAGTAAAAATCAGTCGGTCAATTATTGACACGGTACTCAGCGAATGTACCTCGGTGTTAACCTCAGATGCTCAGCAGGATCCACGGTTTTCACAGCGAAATTCGATTATGCTCAGTAACATCCGGTCAATTATGGCGGTTCCGCTTGCGCATACCGGCGATGAAGTGTTGGGGATGATTTATGTGGATTCGCATTACGGAACCAGCCGGTTTAGCCAGGAAGATCTGGGCGTTATCACCACGATTGCCCGCGTGTCAGCCATTAAGATTGATAATGTCCGGTTGATGGAAGAACAACTGGAAAAACGGCGGATTGACGAAGAGTTAAAGGTGGCCAGTGAAATCCAGTTGAGTTTGCATCCAGCCCGCCAGCCCAAAATTGATGGCTATGACGTGATGGGCATCAGCTTCCCGTGCCGTGAAATTGGTGGCGATTACTATGATTTTATTCAATGTCGTGACCGAAACTGGATTGTTGCGGTGGGAGATGTCTCCGGAAAGGGAATTGGTGCGGCATTAATGATGTCAAGCCTGCACGCTTCACTCCGGGCTCAGGCCCAGACCGGACGCCCGGTGGAAGATATTGTGTCGGAGGTCAACGCCTACATCACGGAAAATTCACCGGAAAACAAGTTCCTGACCCTGTTTTGTGGTGAACTGTGCCCACCGACCGGCACCATGACCTATGCCAGTGCCGGGCACAATGCCGCGCTCCTGGTTCGTGCGGACAAGTCGGTTGAAGAACTCGGTGCCACAGGGCTCCCGGCTGGGATTACGGTTGATTTTCCCTATGAATCCGAACAGATTGTGATTGATCCAGGGGATATTTTGGTGATTTACAGTGACGGAGTGACCGAAGGCGTCAATGAACACGATGAATTGTTTGGTGAGCAACGGCTGATAGAAGTGATTCGACGCCATAATCACGCCAATGCTTCCCAGCTTCGTGACCGGATTGATGAAGCACTCAGCCATTTTGTCGGCAAAGAACCCCAGGCTGATGACATGACACTGGTGGTTCTGAAACGACTCAGGTAA
- a CDS encoding YcxB family protein, with the protein MIKASFTFSDDFLIEANRRYRQQKRILGIKTSFLISLLFLLILAFPSIMFFRLGKPQLCIVLLPFLFLASFQRLIEEKIIRWRFVSSPYRNDRLTIEFSEDGFHGWSEIQNSTLHWGVFSKVVQFKDGFLLFQGPNLCNWIPITSLANPNQVSELLDLLKRKIPKFEIFDEV; encoded by the coding sequence ATGATCAAAGCATCATTTACTTTTTCAGATGATTTTCTGATTGAGGCCAACCGAAGATATCGTCAACAGAAGCGAATATTGGGTATAAAAACCTCTTTTTTGATATCTCTTTTGTTTTTATTAATTTTAGCTTTTCCATCAATCATGTTTTTTCGTCTGGGTAAGCCCCAACTTTGTATTGTTTTATTGCCATTTCTCTTCCTTGCCTCTTTTCAGAGGTTGATTGAAGAAAAGATTATTCGGTGGAGATTTGTTTCTTCTCCATATCGCAATGATCGTTTGACCATCGAATTTTCTGAAGATGGTTTTCATGGTTGGTCTGAAATACAGAACAGTACCCTTCACTGGGGAGTGTTCTCAAAGGTGGTTCAGTTCAAAGATGGATTTCTTCTCTTTCAAGGTCCAAACCTCTGTAACTGGATACCAATCACATCATTAGCAAATCCTAACCAAGTTTCCGAGTTACTTGATCTCTTAAAAAGAAAAATCCCTAAGTTTGAAATCTTTGATGAAGTTTAA